In Lentibacillus sp. JNUCC-1, the genomic window CCCGTATGAGTTATGCAGTTGATGTGGGCTATAATCAGCTTGCCTGGTCATTGCGTCAGGACAAGCGGGTAGAAGTCATGGAGCGAACAAATTTCAGGCACGTAACTCCTGATATGTTCACCCGTTCCCTCCCTAATTTTGCTTCAATTGATGTATCGTTTATCTCTCTCAAGCTCATTTTGCCTACACTGAGAATGATTCTCCAGGAAGACAGTGATGTCGTTGCTTTAATTAAACCTCAATTTGAGGCTGGAAAAAATCAGGTTGGCAAAAAGGGGATTGTAAAAGATAAAAAGGTTCATCTGAGTGTGCTTGAAACCATTATCCAATTTGCCATCAATGAAGGCTACCAATTTATGGATTTGACGCATTCAGGGATAACGGGGGGTCAGGAAACATTGAATTTTTGGGTTATTTCAGATGGCCGAACCGACACGATATACAGACAATTGATGCCCAAATGATTCAGTCGGTGGTGGATAATGCGCATCACCATTTTCAACAAAAGGGGTGAGTGGCATGCTAACTGAATTATCGATAAAGAACTTTGCAATTATTGAACAACTTGCTATATCATTTGATGAAGGCTTAACAGTCCTTACTGGAGAAACCGGCGCAGGAAAATCCATCATTATTGATGCTGTCCAGCTGCTTGCAGGTTCCAGAGGTTCTATAGATTTTGTCAGACATGGAGCGAAAAAGGCCGAACTTGAAGGCCTTTTTACAATTGATGAAGCACATGTTGTTCATGATCTCGGGGCCACGTATGGTATTGATACAACAGATGGAATGGTAGTTCTGAACCGTGATATTACGGCTGCTGGCAAAAGTATTTGCCGAATAAACGGGAAATTGGTAACGCTCGCAACATTAAAAGAATTTGGACATACTTTAATTGACATTCACAGCCAGCATGAAACCCAATCTCTTTTAAACCAGGATCAGCATTTGCGTTTGTTGGACCTCTATAACGAGAAGCAAATTGCACCTATTAAGTCAGCTTATCAGGAATTATATTTTGATTTGAGTCAAATGAAAATTCAGTATAGACAGTTAAACCATAAAGAACAAGATCTTGCTCAAAAACTTGATTTACTTCAGTTTCAATCCAACGAAATTGCAAATGCAAATTTAAACGAAAATGAAGATGATGCATTGTTGGAAGAACGAAAAAAACTGGCGAATTTCGAGAAAATTCATCAGGCACTTGAAGAAGCTTATGAGGCATTGTATGGCGATCAAAAGGGAATGGATTGGCTCGCCCAGGCAATGCAGGCTCTGCAAAACGGACAAGATTATGATGAATATATACAAGCCAAAGCAGATGAACTTGCTAATTATTATTATGCCGCAGAAGAACTAACCTATGACTTGCGCAGTCATTTGGACACATTGCAATTTGATTCTTCGCGTTTGAATGTGATTGAAGCACGGCTGGATGAAATCAGTCGCCTGAAGCACAAATACGGCCCATCCGTCAATGAGATTATAGCCTACGAACAAGAAGTCAATGAAGAGATCCAGCAAATACAAAATAAAGATTCTTTCTTATCTGAACTTGCCATTAAAATCGAACAAGTGGAGAAAGAAGCTTATCAAAAAGCTGTTCAACTGCACGATGTCAGAGAGAAAGCTGCTCATGCATTAACACGGGATATTAAAAAAGAATTAAAAGGGTTATATATGGATAAGTCCGTTTTCAAAATTGTATTTGAAACGACACCTTCTGAAGAGAAAACGTCTAATTACGTGAAGTTGAACCAAAATGGGTACGATCACGTCCATTTTGAACTTTCAACAAATCCAGGTGAACCTTTGAAGCCTCTCCATAAAATTGCTTCAGGGGGTGAAATGTCCCGAATCATGCTTGCTTTAAAAACAATATTTGCTAAGCACGAAGGTGTCACGAGTGTCATCTTTGATGAGGTAGATACAGGCGTGAGTGGGCGAGTAGCACAGGCTATGGCGGAGAAAATCCAACATATTTCAGAGGGTTCTCAGGTGCTATGTATTACACATCTGCCACAAGTAGCCGCAATGGCTGATCACCACAAATATATTGGCAAAGATGTTTCACGAAAAAGAACAGCGACCTATATCATCGATTTAAATATTGAAGACAAAATTGAAGAACTCGGCCGGATGATTACAGGAGCGGAAATGACCGAAACCGCTAAAGATCATGCAAAGGAACTGCTTGAGCTTGCATTTACTTATAAGGAAACCCAAAAATAACGATTGTTTATCCAAGCTGTGTGATATTCCTTTTTATTAAAGGAAATGTTACACAGCTTTTCTTGTCTTTAACCAGTTTAAAACAAGGTCAGTTCGGTCAAATTAGAAGTACACCATCAAAAAAGGTATGGGTTAGAAAGAGGAGAGTGGATAATAGTGCTGACTAAAAGATGTTTACGTTTGACCATTGGAGTTCTGCTCCTGCTGGCTTTGTTTTCGGCTCCTTTTTTAACACCCGTTCAAAATTACCTGTCGATTCCCAACGACATTGTAACC contains:
- the recN gene encoding DNA repair protein RecN; this translates as MLTELSIKNFAIIEQLAISFDEGLTVLTGETGAGKSIIIDAVQLLAGSRGSIDFVRHGAKKAELEGLFTIDEAHVVHDLGATYGIDTTDGMVVLNRDITAAGKSICRINGKLVTLATLKEFGHTLIDIHSQHETQSLLNQDQHLRLLDLYNEKQIAPIKSAYQELYFDLSQMKIQYRQLNHKEQDLAQKLDLLQFQSNEIANANLNENEDDALLEERKKLANFEKIHQALEEAYEALYGDQKGMDWLAQAMQALQNGQDYDEYIQAKADELANYYYAAEELTYDLRSHLDTLQFDSSRLNVIEARLDEISRLKHKYGPSVNEIIAYEQEVNEEIQQIQNKDSFLSELAIKIEQVEKEAYQKAVQLHDVREKAAHALTRDIKKELKGLYMDKSVFKIVFETTPSEEKTSNYVKLNQNGYDHVHFELSTNPGEPLKPLHKIASGGEMSRIMLALKTIFAKHEGVTSVIFDEVDTGVSGRVAQAMAEKIQHISEGSQVLCITHLPQVAAMADHHKYIGKDVSRKRTATYIIDLNIEDKIEELGRMITGAEMTETAKDHAKELLELAFTYKETQK